GGCCTCTTGACCCTCGTGCAAGATCTGGGCAGGCAGGGATTCCGCCAGCATGGGGTCTCCCAGAGCGGTGCCCTTGACCTTCAGGGACATCGCCTTGCCAACTTTTTGTTGGGGAATGTCCCGCAAGCTGCCACACTGGAAATCACCTTGGGCGGTCTGCAACTGGAAGCCGCTTCTGAAGGATGGGTGGGGCTGGCAGGCTCTGGTTTGCATGCCGTTCTGAACGGCCAGAGGGTGCAAGGCCAGAGGGCACTTCACTTGAAAACCGGCGATTGCCTCGAATTCAAACCCACCCCCTCGGGGGCCAGAGCTTACCTCGCTTTGCCGGGAGGTCTGGATGTCCCCGAAGTGCTGGGAAGCCGCAGCACCCACCTTCGAAGTGGGGTGGGGCCTCCCCGGATTCAGGCCGGGATGGTGATCAAAGCTCTGGGTCCGAATCCCATCATGAAAGGCCGTTTCTTTCTTTCTGCAGAGCCTCTTCCAGCCTTGCTCAAAGTGCAGGTCATTCGGGGTCCAGAGTGGGAAGACCATCCAGCAGTGCATGAAGTGTTTCAGGTGACGGCCCAATCAGACCGCATGGGACTCCGTCTGGAAGGCCCACCCATCCGGTTGCAACGCACTGCAGAAATGTACAGTGTGGCTGTGCTGCCCGGAACCGTGCAGTTGCCCTCAGGTGGACAGCCCATTGTGCTGCTTTCCGATGCCCAGACCACCGGAGGTTATCCGCGCATCTTGCAGGTGATTCAGGCGGACCTCTGGAAACTCGGGCAGGTGTTGCCAGGGCAGCACATCCAGTTTCAGGAGGTGTCCATTCAGGAGGCCACCAGAGCCCTGCGTGAGCAACACCAAAACAACCTCAGGCTTCAGAAGCTC
The Deinococcus misasensis DSM 22328 genome window above contains:
- a CDS encoding biotin-dependent carboxyltransferase family protein produces the protein MNRMHLNILKPGLLTLVQDLGRQGFRQHGVSQSGALDLQGHRLANFLLGNVPQAATLEITLGGLQLEAASEGWVGLAGSGLHAVLNGQRVQGQRALHLKTGDCLEFKPTPSGARAYLALPGGLDVPEVLGSRSTHLRSGVGPPRIQAGMVIKALGPNPIMKGRFFLSAEPLPALLKVQVIRGPEWEDHPAVHEVFQVTAQSDRMGLRLEGPPIRLQRTAEMYSVAVLPGTVQLPSGGQPIVLLSDAQTTGGYPRILQVIQADLWKLGQVLPGQHIQFQEVSIQEATRALREQHQNNLRLQKLLSRYIEPSWT